A section of the Felis catus isolate Fca126 chromosome B2, F.catus_Fca126_mat1.0, whole genome shotgun sequence genome encodes:
- the LOC101090012 gene encoding histone H2B type 1-K-like has translation MPEPAKSAPAPKKGSKKAVTKAQKKDGKKRKRSRKESYSVYVYKVLKQVHPDTGISSKAMGIMNSFVNDIFERIAGEASRLAHYNKRSTITSREIQTAVRLLLPGELAKHAVSEGTKAVTKCTSAK, from the coding sequence ATGCCTGAGCCAGCGAAGTCCGCCCCGGCCCCGAAGAAGGGCTCGAAGAAGGCGGTGACCAAGGCGCAGAAGAAGGACGGCAAGAAGCGCAAGCGCAGCCGCAAGGAGAGCTACTCGGTGTACGTGTACAAGGTGCTGAAGCAGGTGCACCCCGACACCGGCATCTCGTCCAAGGCCATGGGCATCATGAACTCGTTCGTCAACGACATCTTCGAGCGCATCGCGGGCGAGGCGTCGCGCCTGGCGCATTACAACAAGCGCTCGACCATCACGTCCCGGGAGATCCAGACGGCCGTGCGCCTGCTGCTGCCCGGGGAGCTGGCCAAGCACGCCGTGTCCGAGGGCACCAAGGCCGTCACCAAGTGCACCAGCGCCAAGTAA
- the LOC102899210 gene encoding histone H2A type 1-E produces MSGRGKQGGKARAKAKTRSSRAGLQFPVGRVHRLLRKGNYAERVGAGAPVYLAAVLEYLTAEILELAGNAARDNKKTRIIPRHLQLAIRNDEELNKLLGRVTIAQGGVLPNIQAVLLPKKTESHHKAKGK; encoded by the coding sequence ATGTCTGGACGCGGAAAGCAGGGCGGCAAGGCTCGCGCCAAGGCCAAGACGCGCTCGTCGCGGGCCGGGCTGCAGTTCCCGGTGGGCCGCGTGCACCGCCTGCTCCGCAAGGGCAACTACGCCGAGCGGGTGGGGGCCGGCGCGCCGGTGTACCTGGCGGCCGTGCTGGAGTACCTGACGGCCGAGATCCTGGAGCTGGCGGGCAACGCGGCCCGCGACAACAAGAAGACGCGCATCATCCCGCGCCACCTGCAGCTGGCCATCCGCAACGACGAGGAGCTCAACAAGCTGCTGGGCCGCGTCACCATCGCGCAGGGCGGCGTCCTGCCCAACATCCAGGCCGTGCTGCTGCCCAAGAAGACCGAGAGCCACCACAAGGCCAAGGGCAAGTAA
- the LOC101084194 gene encoding histone H3.1-like has translation MPFRTAGTKQTARKSTGGKAPRKQLATKAARKSAPATGGVKKPHRYRPGTVALREIRRYQKSTELLIRKLPFQRLVREIAQDFKTDLRFQSSAVMALQEACEAYLVGLFEDTNLCAIHAKRVTIMPKDIQLARRIRGEPA, from the exons ATGCCCTTCAGG ACGGCTGGCACGAAGCAGACGGCGCGCAAGTCGACGGGCGGCAAGGCCCCGCGCAAGCAGCTGGCCACCAAGGCGGCCCGCAAGAGCGCGCCGGCCACCGGCGGCGTCAAGAAGCCGCACCGCTACCGGCCCGGCACGGTGGCCCTGCGCGAGATCCGCCGCTACCAGAAGTCCACCGAGCTGCTGATCCGCAAGCTGCCGTTCCAGCGGCTGGTGCGCGAGATCGCGCAGGACTTCAAGACCGACCTGCGCTTCCAGAGCTCGGCCGTGATGGCGCTGCAGGAGGCGTGCGAGGCCTACCTGGTGGGGCTCTTCGAGGACACCAACCTGTGCGCCATCCACGCCAAGCGCGTCACCATCATGCCCAAGGACATCCAGCTGGCGCGCCGCATCCGTGGGGAGCCGGCCTAA